The Pseudomonas sp. TH06 genome contains the following window.
ACCAGCCCGGCGATGCCGGCGCCGACAATCGCCACTTCAGCGCCGTGATGGTGTTCAGGAATGCTGCCGAGGCCCGCCGGGTGTTCGATCCAGTCGTCAAAAGCGAACGGAAAGTCCGGGCCGAAAATGGTGACTGGTTTATTACCGTCTGCAGGATGGCGATTGTTCTTGTTCATGGCTGACCTTGCTGGCGACCCGACGCGGTATGCGCGTCTGAGTATAGGAAAAGATGCCAGCCATTCTAGGGAGCGTAGAACACGTTAATAAGACTCAAAGTGTCGTCGTTTTGATAATTAATTAAGCAGAGTGACGATGCTTGACTTCACTTCGATCACTGTGGGAGCGGGCTTGCCCGCGATGAGGCCTTCATATTCAACCGAGAAATCCCGGTGAGAAAACTCAAACCGGCTGCCCCCGATCAATCTTGCTACTCAAAATGATCGACGTAGTGGTCTTCTCCACCCCATCCACGCTGCCAATCTGATCCAGCAACTGATCCAGCTGTTCCGGCGAGTCCGTGCGCAACCACGCCACATAATCAAATTCGCCACTCACCGCACACAGTTGCTGCACTTGCGCCATCGCACTCAAACGGCGCAACACCTCTTTGCCGGAGCGCGGCTGAACTTTGATTCCGACATACGCCTGCAGCCCGCCATCGACCACACGCTGACCCAGACGCACGCCATAACCGGTGATGACTTTGGCCTTTTCCAGCCGGGCCAACCGCGAAGTCACCGTGGTGCGCGCAATGCCCAATTGCCGGGCGAGCATGGCCACGCTCTCGCGGGCGTTGATCTGCAGGGCCGCGATCAACTGGCGGTCGATTTCATCGAGTGCGGGGGGGCGGGTGTCTGGCAAGGGCAACTCCTTTGGCGCGGATCAGTGGTTTTTGCATGTTACAGGCTCAATAGCGAGGACGCTGCGGAAGGTCGTGCTCATGTTCGGCACTCAGTGGCACTTCGTGGGCGACGAATTTTCTTCCGCGCGCAGGCAATCTCATGAATGAAAAAGCCCACGCAAAAAAAACCGCCCTTCACGGGCGGTTCAGCATGTGCAGCGGGCGTTGGTTTTTCTCTACGCGCTGGTAGTTATAAGCGTTCTGCCAGCGAATTTGTAGAGTCCAGATGCGGTTCGTCGCGCAGCAACTTGACGCGCCAATCTGTCATCGAACTGTTGTCGATATCCAGACGCTTGAGCCACTGATCTGCTGACCATCCGACCAACCTCAATTCACCCATGTGACTGTTGCCATGCAGCGACCCGACAGACTCGTAGCGAACGGGTTTCAGCAAGTGGTTAATCAGCACATAGGGAGCCGGCTTCAGATCTTCGG
Protein-coding sequences here:
- a CDS encoding Lrp/AsnC family transcriptional regulator — encoded protein: MPDTRPPALDEIDRQLIAALQINARESVAMLARQLGIARTTVTSRLARLEKAKVITGYGVRLGQRVVDGGLQAYVGIKVQPRSGKEVLRRLSAMAQVQQLCAVSGEFDYVAWLRTDSPEQLDQLLDQIGSVDGVEKTTTSIILSSKIDRGQPV